AGCAATGGCATCACAACAGATTCACTAGAAACCCCAGGAGAATAATCTTCAATCATATCATTTCTTGACAGTTGGCCAGCTAAAGcaagttccttttctttcctggACCTTGAAGAAATgcatgaagttttttttttttttttttttttgggggggggatgCATCCACCATTATTGAGTACTTCCCATTTAACAACATGATTCAACATCAAGATATTTagtcttttcctatttttcagTACAACGGAATCTAGATTTTTCAAATCTAAAGTAAGCTAACATTACCTGTCCATGTGTCCGCTATGACCTGATGAATTCGGAAGATGTGAAGTAAATAGCTCAGTTCCGTCACTCAAGTCTTTTATGTTGGACTGTTTTGCGGAAGCCTCAGCTAAAGAAGCATCCAGTTTATGCACTTTAATTGCAGAGTCAAAACCACCAGTGACAAGGAGTGAAGACCATGGATCATAGAGACACCGCCATATACCCCTTCCACTGAAACACAATAGTGGCATGCCAATAGCAACTCATCATTGTATTGATACCAATGATATTCATTGAGGACAGTCATAGACTGAAAATATATACTtctaccaaaaaagaaaattataaaataaataattcattgGGATGCAGACAATTGGAATTTgttttttcaatgaaacaaataaATCCTAGAGGCAGCATTATCCAAAAATGAAGGCACAAAAAATCCAATGGGGGTTGAGAATTTAGATTTGCTTTATGCCAGCTTCCTAGCATTCTCCTTCGCAAGCAAGGTGTCAACAATGTACACAGTGAAATCTTctctaaaattgaaaaagggCAAGCACCACCATCACATGTGGTGTGCATTTGAATCAACatcaatggaaaaaagaaaacaactctAATAACTTACATATGCTCTTTGATGACATCATGCTGTTGTCCATCCAGTCCCCACACACGACATGAGCAATCCTCGCCAGCAGTAACAATCAACTAAGTAAAATCACAAGAAATAAAAGTTAGTCACATCACTCAGAAAAGACGCCCATAAGAATAATGAGGACTTAATTCCACGGAAACTCTTAAAAAGATGGTCATAACATCGAGTGAGCACTCTCAGTATTTGAATATGAAACAAAATACATGAAATGCCTATGGGGTGACATTTGAACTAATCTATACCAAATACCAAATCTCTAGTACCaattgctttactttgatcttACAATGCGGTTCCTATTGTGCCTTTTTTATACTTCAATGCAAGTTCAAGGCTTTTTCATAAGAACCAGCCCGACGACTAATTTatttaggaaagaaaaacatgttCCAAAATGCtagtaaaaaaaatacaatgtgAGAGACAACTTCAGACACACAAGCAAAAAGAAATACAACAACCGTTTAGTTTACATTATTGCCCaagattaaatttttaaattactagtTCTCCAGGAATGAAGGTCCAGTTCATTAAACACAAAAGAGCCTTCCATTTGCATTTGATGAATCCAATATGGCTCATGTTACACCAACTTGCGTATAAACCATCGCAGCAACTAAAAGTCCAAAGCAACTACTTTATAGCTCTTGTCAAAGTAGCATTCCACAGGCAAATAACAACAGGAACATCAATGTCACTCAACTCAAAAGAACACTTACACACAgcttaaaatagataattggCATTGTCGAAATATTTCCATGCCATTGCCTTCTCAGCGGTCTTATATCACTCTGTTAACGAATCTTACATTATCAGATATATAGCAATCCCAAACTCGAGCACTGTGTCCAAAAAGCAATCCAACCTCCCCCGCATCTTCAGAATATTGCACCTTGCAATGAACTTCCCAAATACGTGCACTGCATGAATAAGAAAAGTGAATCAGCAATTTTTCCATCGTGAAAGccatttggaaaaattacactGGCGCTGCAGGGTTTAAAAGATCAACCTACGATCATCAGATACAGAGACGAGTTTGGAGCCATCAGAGGACCATGCAATTCTAAATATTGAACCTTCATGACCAACAAGTCTACAGATGTGATAGGCTTCATAGCGAAGACATTCGTGGAGGAGACTGTTGCCAGCACAAGAGTTTGTCAGGCCTTCTTCTGTGAGCTCATTTGAAGATGGAGCATCATGATTGGGAACCACTTTCCAGATCAAAATCTGTCCAATACATTCATGCAATTTGCTTAAGTTTCACCCAGAAGCAAAAAAGATGCAGGGCAATAGCTAGCAAAACTGTCCGACTCAGACTTTTAGTAAAATTTCAGGAGCAAATACCAGATAATCAAAGAAAGccattttctaatttaaatatttcaaaaggaacaaatcaaagaatgacatgaaaaaaagaaattcacgGGCAAGAAAAGATGCACCCCTTGCAACAATTGAACAAGGAGAACTGATGCAGAAAAGTCGAGTTTCACACTAAATCTCAAATGTTAAAGGGGTAAAATGATCACATGTTCACAAAAAGGACTGAAATCAGAACGTGTGCAATACAAATTCACAATATATAAAGATTGAATGATTCGCCACCTCATTGTAAATTGTTCCAGATGCAACTTGGAGATCTTGAAGATTGTCACCCCACAACCGCATGGAGTACAGAAGGCATCTCTCTGCATTTACAATCAAcccaaagttaaaaaaagaggaaactatcaaatctttttcccttttatattgatttttgtttttgcaggGAATTGGGACAAGGGGACGTGGCTTGCAGATTATATatccggaaaaaaaaagaaaaaaaagaagaagaataaatagGTATACAGAGTTGTCACTGTATCAACTAACGAAACTGCAATACCCTCATACTACTATAATACAATTTGAAGAGCGGAAAAGAGCGATAAAAATCGATGACTAACCAGGGAAGAAACTGCAAGAACAAAGCTACATTTATCGACGTCCCAAAGGCGTATGGAGTTGTCACTGCATCCTATAGCAACGGTAAGACACCTCTGCAGCTCATCCTCAGAAGTTCCATTCTCCTACTAACCGAAATTCTCGACTCAATCAAAACAccgcgaaaaaaaaaaacaaaaacaatcaaAGCTCGAACAGTAGATTTGTCCCGAACCAAGAAGACGGCCGAAGCCTCTCACCTTCAAGAAGCGAACATCCATAACCCAGTGGCTCAACCTCGGCGCCGCGGAAACCAGCTCCAAATCCGCGGACAGCACAGTTCCGCTCCCCTCGCCAGCTCCCCTTCCGAGCCGCACGGACAGGCGGAACAGCTTCACTCTCCTCTCACCGTACACGGCGATGACGTAATCGAGCGTCGAAGAAGACGAGGACGATCCGCCGGGGAAATCGGCGCCGCCGAGGACGATACCGTGTACGCGGATCCCCCGGAAGACGTAGAACGTCCGCACCATGGCCCCGGACGCCAGGTCGAACAGCGACACCTGCGAGCCGGAACCTGCAGACGGGAAACGGAAGGAGCACGCCGGTCGGTCTCGCGATTCCGAGTCGAgtccagaagagagagagagtaccggcgaggaggagagggagaggggagggaggagggaggtgGAGGAAGCAGAGAGCGGAGATTTCCCCGAGGTACTGCCCGCCCTGAATCCGCCATCCGCGCCGCCGCTGCTGCTGAAGCTGGTGCTGCTGGtgctgctggtgctggtgctctACGGGGTCCGCCATTTGCGCTGCGAAATGCGGAGCTCTGGCTCTTGCCGTGGTGCTCGCCGCTCGTGCTCGCGGAGCTGCTGGTGTGCGCGCGCTTCGTGAGGTTCATGAGAGGTTTTTGCCGTGCcccgaaaaggaagaagaagaagggttaaaaaaataaatataaatatatatttatataattttaaaaaaaaaaataagaaagaagaagggaaaaagaagagcgaaaaaattaaaatgagaaAGAGGGGGGAAAATGCGGTGAGCGTGGATCGAACACGCGACCTTCAGATCTTCAGTCTGACGCTCTCCCGACTGAGCTATCCCCGCCTTGCTGTCCTTGATTGCTTCTTAAGATGGATATATAGAGTTTCTAATATGGTTAATAGTCTTAACTTAATACCGTGGACCAATCGAATTTAAGTTGCCGTATCCATTCTACTTCCTTCCCACCTTTCCAgactcttcttccttctccctacctatctctctctctctctagtttctGCGCAGAGGATCGGGAAGATGACCTCCTTCAAGGACGAGTTCACATTCGGTTCGTaccttctatctctctctcgatcgatcGATTCTACGCACTCTGTCGTATGTTCGATCGAAATGCTCGAGACTAATCCACCCCAATTTCTTCCTTCTGCTGCCACTGACAGAGGAAAGGTTGGACGAGTCGCGCGACATCATCGCCAAGTACCCCAACCGCGTCCCCGTGAGTAGTCCCCTCCAACATCTTCTCCTCCTCAAAATCCCCCCCTTTCCCCGTTTTCCCTTTCCCCCTTATTAGCCCGACAGCGGTGATATTGGGATGTGGGTCTGGTTTCTGATTGTGTTGCCCCAACGATTCTGGCATTTTGTTTTGTCCATAGAAGGTGTTCTGTTCGTTTTCGGCGCatgatgttttgttttttctttagccTTTTTGAGCGGAGCTGTTTGCTTGACGCGATCCACCGATTCCTTGCAGGTAGTTGTGGAGAGATATTCGAGAACGAAACTTCCTGACATGGAGAAAAAGAAGTAAGTCGAAAAGGGTAGTTTTGCTTTACATTAGCATCACTCGAGCAGTGTGCCCGCGATGTACAAGCGGAAGCTATGAATGTTTCGTTAGCCCACTCTTGCGTTCTTGCTGTTGATTGTAATTATCAAGCTCTGTGGTTCTTTCTGGCTTGTGCGAAATAGTACGGTTTCTTCCTGTATGCACCGAGGGTTTGCTACGTTAAGTTGTGGCGTAGATGGGTACTTGTTATGTGGACATTCGAGGCCCCCAATGGGATGTGCAAACAGGATAGCCGCTGTCTCGGATGACAAATGGTCTTGGCAGCTATCTTGAGCGTCTCTTGTATCTATCAACTTCAGTGCTCGCTGCGTCCTTTGAGAAATGAGAGCTGCTGTTGAAAAAGTCATGTTCTTTAAAGCTTCTTGTCGACCCAGTTGATGAGCAAAACCATTTAACGAGTATTGTTGTGATGGTTGTTGGCGTGTTCTGATGAAAAATATTAGGGAAAAGTGGCGATGTATTGTCCATTACCACATTAACCAGCACTCCAAGCGCAGCAGTGAGAGAGGACATCAAAACTAATGCAGCTTTGTCCTTAACTGCAGTGCTTTGTTTTTGCTTTGACAGATTTTTGGTTCCTCGAGACATGTCCGTCGGACAGTTCATCTACATCTTGAGCAGCAGGCTTCGCGTGCCTCCTGGAAAAGCTCTGTTCGTCTTTGTAAAGAACACACTGCCGCAGACAGGTAAATTTTgccttttcgattttttaactATATGAATGAAAGGCGTGGAAGCTTTGCATTTATCGCCACTTCTTTTGATTGTTTGCTGCAGCCAGTTTGATGGACTCTGTATATGAATCATATAAGGACGAGGACGGATTTCTGTACATGTGTTACAGTAGTGAGAAAACCTTTGGCTCGCAAATAATGTAGATGTGTGGATAACGGCATCTTGTGAACTTGAAATGTGTCAATTCATTTAAATTACATTGTACACCACATGTTGCATTGCTAGATATTCAATGTCTATTTGGTgtaatttccttttttgccTTTGTGAGGCTCACTCAATCTCTGCTCAAGCCTCAATATACACAAGTAATTGTTTACGTTCTTTCTCTTCTTGCATGTTCGCACTGctttcaattgcattttttctGAGTATTCAGAGTGAAGTCGTCGGGCAGTCAGTCTCTTTTTCTAATTGACATGCTCATGCCTTGGGAGTGCCTTTGTTCAGCGGAAAAATGTTCTGCGTAGTTTTCTTAACCTTCAGATGATGTTTTCTCCTAGAAACACTTGAGAACGATCACTACATCCCACGGTTTCTGACTTTTCTAATGGCAAGAGTTATCTTTTGACATGTTTCCTAACATTTAGCCACTGGCTCTTGTATGATATTGAATATTCGGGTTAAACTCAATGTAGAGGGTCATGTCTTTTTGAGCTGGACTAGGCTCGATCATTGAATATAAAGTCAAAAGCAAGTTGAGCTTGTACTCAAGATTGAGATAGAGCCAGAGATTTAAATATACAGTTTATGTATaaaaattttggcattttatgCAGCTTCGACAAAAATGCAGGCTGTACCAAATTATCACAAATAGCGGCGCTCATACATTGCCTTAAGTacaaggtttggctaatggactgGTAAGCCTAAACTTATCTCGGACAATTCACAACTTAAGTTCGAGTTCGAGTATTTAGCATTTTTTAATGGGtcgattaaaaatccaaataaagtaATGGGAAAagctaatgccctttcggtacttttttattttcaagaaaaatatcttTATAGGTAATctagattgattttaattaacttttcaaacatatgaggtgatggagtgcacaatccaccaatttaacaaattacAGGACTTATTTCGTAGCAATGAAAGTATATGTTAGGTCAAAATTCATATTAACAACCCTatatgtaatttctaattaacacgtagttacttaaattttttggattttctctcGTTTAATGAAATCTAAGTTATATGTCTTGCAATTTAAGTAAATGGCTTAATTCTAATaacggacaatttctaatcaaatggATCTAGCAACAATTATTAAATgacatgaacctaattctatataacatgtgcatgatatttttgtatttttttttttataaaaattcatagttaaaaattactaacaataaaaatctaattGAAGTGagctattttaagttaggaaatagactaatctaaatcctatattaacttagaaatttatctcgacatgcaattaattccaagatattatctaacctagatatatctaaacatgcattctaatataattagaaatttatctaaCTATTCTATGATGCAATTCGATCTAGGAAATCAATtgtaatctacatgatatgcaaatgcaatcttttttttgtattttttggaataaataatgCAATTAAGGCAAGATAAACACCAAATCATTCATAGTCATAgtcatcaaagatatcatcCATTGTTCGAATTAGGAAACAATATCTAATcatcttgattattttgctaataaaatcaataaattgatcttaagccctaaaaatcaaaatgtcaattttattaaaaaacctatcattcaaatatgcacataaaatattgaaaagcataaattaggcaataaaatacacaaatcaaatttagataagataattacctaattccgTAAATAATATtgccaaatttgaagcaaatgGAATCCTCTTAACGGATGACCGGTGGTGGCTCACAGCTGAGACTCGACATGGTGAAGAGGTGGTGCTACAACACCAAGGGCTGTTAGACGAGTGGCgcaggccggcgaggcttgcggATAGCAATTTGCGTTGATGCTTCTTAGCACAATGAGACAATTCTTGGTGATGTGCACAAGGTTGGGATTAAAAACTGTTAAGAGCAATTCACTGGAGACTCCACAAACACCAGGAGTTTTGGACGTGATGAGGGTAGCAACGGACGCTTGAATAACACGCGGCAACTTTCGGATGCTCTAACAGTCTTAGCCGCTTGTGGGAAACCGATGATCAGCACCACAACTCGTCGTCAGGGTTGTGGCTGGGCTCGGCAGCATAGCAAGTGAAGAGTAGGAGACGTCATGGACACATTGGACAGCAGCTCGGACCAACGGGACAACGGCTTGGTCGTGGTTGGCATTGTCGGAAACGTGGCTAAGTAGCGGCGCGAGTCGCTGGACGTCGTTGGGCTCCCTCTTTCAAGGTGCCCGAGATGCTTGCTGCGCCGAACTACGGATGGGGGCGTCGGGGAAGCTGCGGAAAGCGTCCAGAATTTTAGGCAAAGGACACGACTTGCCCAGGAAGGAGATCAGCTTCTTTGTTGACCTTTGACCTagttttctcctcctctcttccctcaTGAGCCGACGTGCTCTCATGATGTGCCACCGCCTCCTCTAACTTGTGTAGCCCCCCTTTTATATGCAAAGTAACAATGCCcatcaaagaaagaaatcacaTGGCGCGGCCGAGGACAcgattttgttttcttctaatTGCGGATTTTTTCCTTGGACGAATATgtattcttccttttcttcttcaaccgaATATTTCTTCTTTCTATTGACTAATCCCATACATTAACCCACCTTCCTTTCTGATCATGGGTATGTGAAGATGCCGACCAAAATATTTCGTGGAGATATTCATTCTTGTTtcaaaacaaagatatattgCTCAAAGAATAAAACATCCTCCATATGAATCTTTTCCgaaaatatcaaattgccaTTTTTCATAAGTCAATTTTTGGTCATTGAGCTTGAGCCAATTTGCTCTCCCCGTGGCCCTAATCCAACTCGTCAAATTAAAGCTCAGAACTATCAATTTAAACCCATATGTCAcaatccaatgcaaatgcaataaatgaatgatcgggtcgtcaaaatttaagtgtcaacactTAGGTTGGCAAGAGAGAGAATCCACAACCAACATTTCAGCAAAAATTAAGCCAATGCTCTGGACAAACATTGTCGAATCAGTTATAAAGGTAATGTCGCACAACTCTGTATTTCAACCAAAACCGGACATTTATATATAGTTTGTCAACAACACCCAAATCAACAGCAATTAAAGAAGCGGCTGATGAGGGGCgcaaaatattttaacaaaagaaGTATAACGCCAGAGGGCCATTGCACCGGaaa
The sequence above is drawn from the Eucalyptus grandis isolate ANBG69807.140 chromosome 11, ASM1654582v1, whole genome shotgun sequence genome and encodes:
- the LOC104424637 gene encoding autophagy-related protein 8i is translated as MTSFKDEFTFEERLDESRDIIAKYPNRVPVVVERYSRTKLPDMEKKKFLVPRDMSVGQFIYILSSRLRVPPGKALFVFVKNTLPQTASLMDSVYESYKDEDGFLYMCYSSEKTFGSQIM